TATACACAAGGGAACAGGCCAAGAAAAGGCTTGGGGAACTTGGATTTACTTTCCCGGATTCCATGGCAAACTTCATCTTTGCCTCTCATAAAGAACGCAGGGCAGAGGAGATCTACAAGGCTCTCCGGGAAAACGATATTTATGTCAGGTATTTTAATCAGCCAAGGCTTGACAATCATTTGCGTATTTCCATAGGAACGGATGAAGAGATGGAAGGGCTGTACACTTTTTTAAAAGAATTTCTTTAGATTTTTTTCGTTTGCCAGAAAGGCTTTTAGGTAGTATCATATAATGGGTGATTAAAATGGAAAAAGTTAGAAAGTATTGCAGACTGATTCTCAATATTGTTATACCAATTTTATTTATATACTTGATTTGTGTATGGGGACCGAGGATTTTAAATTTCTTCCTTCCCTTTGTCATTGGCTGGATCATTTCGGTCATTGCGAATCCTCTGGTGCGCTTCCTGGAGAAACGTCTGAAGATTGTCAGGAAACACAGTTCTGTGCTCATCGTAGTTGCAGTGCTGGCCCTTATTATTACGGTGCTTTATTTCATGATCTCTAAGCTGGTTTATGAAGCTGCCGGATTTGCAAGAGATATTCCAAAGTATTATGAATCTGCCTGGATTGAGACCCAGAAGCTGCTTTTGCAGGTGGAGAGGCTTTTGCAGTTTTTGCCTCAGAACATTCAAGATTCTGTGAACCAGTTTTTTACCCATATGGGCGAATATTTAAATGTAATGGTTCAGAAGATCGCTTCTCCTACGGTGACGGTGGCGGGAAATGTGGTAAAGAGCATTCCGGCAGCTTTAGTTTATACAATAGTTACGATTTTTTCCTCCTATCTGTTTATTGTGGATCGGGATAGGATTATGGAAATACTTCGCCGGTATATACCGGAGGGAGGGACAAAATATTACCAGTATCTTAAAAAAGATGCAAAGCGTCTGGTGAGCGGTTATTTTCTTGCCCAGTTTAAAATCATGTTTGTTATTGCTGCAGTACTGGCTGCGGGATTTCTGGTACTGGGAGTAAAATATGCGCTTCTTCTTGCAGTTATCATAGCGCTTCTAGACTTTCTGCCGATATTAGGAACCGGAACCATTCTGATTCCATGGGCATTGGTCCGCCTTGTTGCAGGAGAGTATGCCTTTGGTGTCGGCCTGGTGGTCATTTATGTTCTGACTCTGGTATTAAGGCAGGTCATACAGCCAAAGATCGTAGGGGACACCATGGGACTTGACCCCCTCATGACACTGCTGTTTTTATATTTGGGATTTAAGATCAGTGGGATTGCCGGTATGATTTTAGCGGTGCCCATTGGTATGCTGTTTTTAAATCTATATGAATTCGGAGCCTTTGATTCTATTATTAACAGCGTGAAAACTTTGCTCCATGATATAAATGCGTTTCGCAGGGGACCGGATTAAATACCCTGTGGGTATACTGTATGCCAGGAAAGCATGAACAGGAAAGAGGAAATGATGAATAAGAATACAAAGATAAGAATAGCCTTATGTCTTGTTGCCGGACTGATGACGTTAAAAGCCACGGCTGTGCCGAAGGAAGGATTTTCTGCGGAGGCATGGAAGCTGGAAAACGGACAATATGTGGATGCCTCCGGTATTCCCATCGCAGGCGCGCTGGAAAAAGGAATTACCGTATCAAAGTACCAGAACCGTCAGAATGGCTTAACCGGCGGAATCGATTGGAAGAAAGTGGCACAGGATGGAATTTCCTTTGCCATGGTGCGGATCGGTTATCTCAATGACATGGATCCTTATTATACCGTAAATATGACAGGCGCAGCGTCAGGCGGGCTTAAGACCGGCGTGTTTTTCTATACCCAGGCTCTTGATACCCAGACTGCGGTAGAGGAAGCCAGGTATGTGCTCCGGATGGTGAAGGATTACCAGATTTCCTATCCGATTGCATACGATGTGGAATCCCAGTACCTGCTTGATAATCATTTATCAAAGCAGCAGATTACGGATAACATCAATGCATTCTGCAAGACCATTTCAGACGCAGGATACCGGCCGGTGGTTTATGCCAATAACAAATGGCTGACCAATTACATTGATATAAACCAGATCCCGTATGATGTCTGGTATGCCAGATACGGTTCTGTCAATAATTACAAGAACCGTACCATTTGGCAGTGTACGGACCAGGGAAGAGTGGAAGGAATCGACGGCGATGTGACCATTGAATTTTCCTTTGCGGATTACAGTGCACTGATCCCTTCGGAAGGCTGGAAGATTATTGACGGAAACCAGTATTATACTAAAAATTATATAAAGCAGACTGGTTGGATCCAGGTGGGAGGCACCTGGTATTATCTTGATTCCAATGGTATCATGATTCATGATACGACTATGGATATAGACGGAGTTACCTATACCTTTGGCTCTGACGGAGCCATGGTTCAGTGACCGGATTAATGGAGTTTTGACGTGAAGACAGAAAATAATTTAGATACGGATCAAATAAAAGGACTGGTATGGAGACTGGCGATTCCCTCCATGCTTGCCCAGTTTGTCAGTGTTTTTTACAGCATTGTAGACCGAATGTACATAGGAAACATCGCCGGAATAGGCGAGATTGCTTTGGCAGGAGTAGGAATCTGCGGGCCAATTGTGACCATGATTTCTTCTGTTGCATTTTTAGTAGGAGTAGGCGGCTCCCCCTTAATGAGTATCCGCATGGGAGAGAAAAACCATCGGGCAGCAAGTCAGATTCTTGCAAACTGTTTTTTACTTTTAACGATTTTATCGGTGGTGATCACCGTTCTTTCCTTTATGGGAAAGGGAAGGCTTTTGATGTGGTTTGGGGCCAGCGAGGCTACCTTTTCCTATGCCAATGATTACATTAGCATATACTTACTTGGCACTATTTTTGCCCTTTTGTCTACGGGGATGAACCAGTTCATCATTTGTCAGGGCTTTGCAAAGGTCGGTATGAAGTCGGTTCTTTTGGGGGCCGTTTGCAATATCATTCTGGACCCGGTGTTTATGTTTGTGTTTGGTCTGGAAGTAAAGGGAGCTGCTATCGCCACAGTTTTGTCCCAGATGGCTTCCTGCATCTATGTGCTCCGGTTTTTGTTTGGAAACAAGCCCCCTATCCGGATCACTTTTGGCAATTACGACTGGCAGGTTATGAAGCGCGTTCTGGTGCTGGGCCTAAGCCCCTTTCTTATTATTGCATTTGATAATATTTTGATAATATCTTTAAATATGATGATCCAGCGTTTTGGCGGAGAGGGCCAGGGAGACATGCTCCTTACCTGCATGACCATTGTGCAGAGCTTTATGTTAATGGTTACCATGCCGCTTGGGGGAATTACCGGCGGAACCCAGACCATCTTAGGCTATAATTACGGAGCCGGAAGGCCTGACAGGATTAAAAAGGCAAGCCTTCATATTTCAGGTCTGGCCCTTGGTTTTACTACCATCATGTTTATCCTCGCTCATACGGTTCCCAAGTATTTTGTCCTCATCTTTACGAAGAATGAGGCTTACGTGGAACTGACAGTATGGGCAATTAAGATTTATACCATGGGCATCATACCTCTGGCCCTGCAGTATGCGGTTGTAGACGGATTTGTGGGGATGGGAGTCGCAAAAGTTGCAATTTCTCTTTCCATGTTCCGGAAGGTGATATTTTTAGGCGGTGCTGCCCTGATTCCGATCTGGTTTGGAATCGATAAGATATTTTATACGGAGCCTGTTTCAGATTTTATCAGCGTAGCCGTGTCGCTGATAGTGACTTTTTTGGTGTTTGACCGGGTCATTAAAAAAGACGAGGCGGTAAACAAAGGATCCTGAGAATGGAGGTCGTTTTTATGAAGATTGCAGTAACTTATGACAACGGAGAAATATTCCAGCATTTTGGAAAAACAGAGAAGTTTAAGGTGTACCAGATAGAAGAGAAAAGAATAACATCTGCGGAAGTGGTTAATACAGAAGGAAACGGACATGGTGCATTGGCAGACTTCTTAAAAGGACTTGGCGCTGATGCCGTAATTTGCGGGGGAATTGGAGAAGGTGCCAGAACCTCTTTAGGTAAGGCTGGGATCCAGTTGTATCCTGGAGTGACCGGTACAGCTGATCCTGCGGTGGAAGCCTTATTGGACGGCAGCTTAGTTTATAACCTGGATGCGTGCTGCAGCCATCATGGAAAAGATGGGCACTAAACCATAAAGAAAGACCGGGGAGCAAATGGAATCTTAAGATTCCGTCTGCTCCCCGGTCTTTTTGTTTCGGCTTAAGAACCGGTCGATTGGTAACGGGACAGTCCGAAATTCCATAAAAGGCCGGCCGGTATCAGAAAGAGGCAGGCGGCCAGAGGAAGCAGGCTGTACCATGAATCAGAGGTCCGTCCTGTTAAATATAAAAAGGGATAATACTGAAACAGGGCAAAGGGAACCAGGTAAGTACAGATGGTTAAAAGGGTTTTCCCATAGATGCCGATGGGAT
This genomic stretch from Lacrimispora sphenoides harbors:
- the ytvI gene encoding sporulation integral membrane protein YtvI; this encodes MEKVRKYCRLILNIVIPILFIYLICVWGPRILNFFLPFVIGWIISVIANPLVRFLEKRLKIVRKHSSVLIVVAVLALIITVLYFMISKLVYEAAGFARDIPKYYESAWIETQKLLLQVERLLQFLPQNIQDSVNQFFTHMGEYLNVMVQKIASPTVTVAGNVVKSIPAALVYTIVTIFSSYLFIVDRDRIMEILRRYIPEGGTKYYQYLKKDAKRLVSGYFLAQFKIMFVIAAVLAAGFLVLGVKYALLLAVIIALLDFLPILGTGTILIPWALVRLVAGEYAFGVGLVVIYVLTLVLRQVIQPKIVGDTMGLDPLMTLLFLYLGFKISGIAGMILAVPIGMLFLNLYEFGAFDSIINSVKTLLHDINAFRRGPD
- a CDS encoding glycoside hydrolase family 25 protein produces the protein MNKNTKIRIALCLVAGLMTLKATAVPKEGFSAEAWKLENGQYVDASGIPIAGALEKGITVSKYQNRQNGLTGGIDWKKVAQDGISFAMVRIGYLNDMDPYYTVNMTGAASGGLKTGVFFYTQALDTQTAVEEARYVLRMVKDYQISYPIAYDVESQYLLDNHLSKQQITDNINAFCKTISDAGYRPVVYANNKWLTNYIDINQIPYDVWYARYGSVNNYKNRTIWQCTDQGRVEGIDGDVTIEFSFADYSALIPSEGWKIIDGNQYYTKNYIKQTGWIQVGGTWYYLDSNGIMIHDTTMDIDGVTYTFGSDGAMVQ
- a CDS encoding MATE family efflux transporter, with the translated sequence MKTENNLDTDQIKGLVWRLAIPSMLAQFVSVFYSIVDRMYIGNIAGIGEIALAGVGICGPIVTMISSVAFLVGVGGSPLMSIRMGEKNHRAASQILANCFLLLTILSVVITVLSFMGKGRLLMWFGASEATFSYANDYISIYLLGTIFALLSTGMNQFIICQGFAKVGMKSVLLGAVCNIILDPVFMFVFGLEVKGAAIATVLSQMASCIYVLRFLFGNKPPIRITFGNYDWQVMKRVLVLGLSPFLIIAFDNILIISLNMMIQRFGGEGQGDMLLTCMTIVQSFMLMVTMPLGGITGGTQTILGYNYGAGRPDRIKKASLHISGLALGFTTIMFILAHTVPKYFVLIFTKNEAYVELTVWAIKIYTMGIIPLALQYAVVDGFVGMGVAKVAISLSMFRKVIFLGGAALIPIWFGIDKIFYTEPVSDFISVAVSLIVTFLVFDRVIKKDEAVNKGS
- a CDS encoding NifB/NifX family molybdenum-iron cluster-binding protein: MKIAVTYDNGEIFQHFGKTEKFKVYQIEEKRITSAEVVNTEGNGHGALADFLKGLGADAVICGGIGEGARTSLGKAGIQLYPGVTGTADPAVEALLDGSLVYNLDACCSHHGKDGH